From a region of the Bombus terrestris chromosome 8, iyBomTerr1.2, whole genome shotgun sequence genome:
- the LOC100644421 gene encoding uncharacterized protein LOC100644421 isoform X10 has translation MTLPVSNYQELLIQVRELTHETIRLQRQLSSDLFDNADPPDVNHNFSLGQKNYENGRHLTDNVIQQCEKSRKDEAGQNPLAEYKNFRFRPRFYQNLDSTEGIRAGELTSRLLTWRSRSHRPIKLQEDAEDCQKRAERLLSEECRVFRGAIGVDVEGVGSWRVRRRPHDIEVSTPLIGVAAHELESSVDGAAFNPVAVAATTSARCSLMKNTLKTPSSTSISLPVNAHIRPRLHLGSVIAETSKEDAMEPEVKEEDERRSSTPSPEIYTRRNKRYNEGGSSEEDSKPDTSLQGHRLPSSYRGTWPIRRDIWANQQMGFSTQQSTSITVHNDVASVMSFSSNSGGVLGCSTEMQGDRRLGAKVDVVYNLLGMLGSTEGREDMSATLLSMSNSIDNCLIMRQSGCLPLLVQLIHAPGQDPETREKASRALHNIVYAKSDERAGRREARVLRFLEQLRDYCQTLRTSLETGQVPDDLERHPGPTIAALMKLSFDEAHRHAMCQLGGLHAVAELIEMDHMAHGSECDDQNCITLRRYAGMALTNLTFGDGNNKALLCSFREFMKALVSQLRSPSDDLRQVTASVLRNLSWRADTSSKQTLREVGAVTGLMKAAMEGRKESTLKSILSALWNLSAHCSTNKVDICAVDGALAFLVDMLSYKAPSKTLAIVENAGGILRNVSSHIAVREDYRAIVRERGCLQVLLQQLRSPSLTVVSNACGALWNLSARCPQDQRLLWDLGAVPMLRSLIHSKHKMISMGSSAALKNLLSARPGCNNLVHLDSTARGLGLPTLPTLVARRQRALEQEIDQSLAETCDNIEPSTSPTNKDDKFSFKVEHSFLGINTRTLRSYQLHNQPSTSNMKCNGVARSESRDSMRSITSTHSDTMFERVNRHVLNGLSPTDIQIKQQSSSLHSAVGFDSGMSSDAHSKTSSEKKYTLRYKNAIPDRLKSSDGFNGLVDLRSTNSTISWSSAPDQESACSQNLLHSSVEDNLPQSITSVLKTSSQSSISEETELNVCTKTEYVSTKPEIETSTSLSFVNNSSPAKDNINFGNVYNKTVLHQHSSLNTIQQAISPTVSYRTEGNLFSDYAETDLDQPTDYSLRYAERSLEDEEKPHSHYFPSNDQELIHEDTVKTYCTEGTPHGTSLNSSRAASASDLQEDSRQRSLLKKIQEQGKLQDTEELNLECTRMECTEVSSDKKRSQMLQYFETNIKDNNVEENDHTSMKSSLSVRTTITQVSSSNLQYAESDTIAPNSTENKPEKKYDTQNGMFEKNDKFDKSYPSNGVNSYVTSALKASNDSGYQVSDGDEDDEDLLTACINIGMQNNRHRHSFIGNNFEKVPRNESNLARYQTSVALDQMECNSSVDSTMNSLDTKQSGSEEMVDPDICTDNVNDNSSNMNIVPDYSQSTAKFMQKVIETKIPVQQSNQVLQNELDKVRNTERGSLLGDDSLCNFSLPSNLRNSPILHETVVFNTEPTQQQYLSSIDTQSNEEMSSLIHNDLIDNDQNIDDDSAKWGNDKTSKTLKDKAMENSSMQQSYTKVTDSESSESIDSVEQSEHALLELCIQPGLTKTMDNIQLNKTTMNEIDSEFGERKISNFDESSKMYNDTCEIDGINKEKVDSKHKLAQKPADSTKYVEKEDVYRRQRDPDAMIASLDRLTATLVQQTEAIRERDSSAMKQSILSDTWNEDSPNDVSFPSISISAPIIASFKSDVPEEPGTITSECYETASSDNGHMTNSKIIQREAIKLAEAVDAEMNRQNELDTTSMTSMDLEAIKPPSSMGSLLSLTASYAGSGDCSESFVNRDRCNSTSLPPIQAKNISSTDSRSCRKKSLPLGVVAKRALSQTQSHTGSLENLLNECTGSHLESVKPPSMMDELPDVGDMENSMLSVASITSEVADSKDQDSQNLSGSDAVFDLLKPVANVLSMTCMRYAEAMQNSANNSLSEYLENINPPSLFNEVCEMDESTVEQATETICSDTLCIDAELHTEEAPHPVMIDRIDEAGDTDEAVTPISSEYCVTSSAESTPRKRLHRNLTPKQKRTLAKERYKTYTIAAELDKKEEERQENVVQEKIARGKISPFSKLTPKQRRQEDRARFQTQVLENPFPDMNQDQNNQQEVNATYEQENSEKTTGATSPVKSAIPTLSKLSACKTLIKKRAEQKKNRERYRTRTLNDSERIFRDTESNTTTNAVEDRLPDSTHTIESDEIQTMLEQNATIVLNTLNESNNTNETGEDGLLDCETISLVSNESESERNLRMRFVNGVSKRLIGSCVQQMDNVQEPEDAHKETIEIEEPRSQEDIRYTDNVETESEDESNNTEGPLRETKRPRIIKPGMVRDPSNDSNATDKSDPESPKAIRGRRKALYSNPITRKPTPQSSPLKQVNPVSGIPIGRSNTSPIVRATRATTLRQNNNSPGTATKESTKSNISPKMNPSSTDDKRTKILSVAAKRASVPQKGSSLTFTKSVKRHSTPPTCSSSNYQQETKTDVTIKPLERQGTFTKDEPEVKNAPTVESSSPSPIKTKIAKPIKGATSKVHPTTGKPKLTPKTHQAHQSKLSKGNASEKIQSSKALPLLVAPKRLPTGKTTATPKISVNNQNTAQIESGKVFRKVGPLGQRSNSNSSIVSNSSTGMQTRKLAKEATSKIASLWKKVEESKNKQRFEKPDTRQWLQPGNCANEMDTPSPVSNPPAFRLFRSSTFEGVPQENDNPESALYKSKLKRPLVMGVQPSKVKYRNSCDLSGMNANDAPCKIPVKSSDASTYKKDIVDVVDTSVVLRKSQHTESSTAEVDPMKRISRLGSFIRVDSPNAEGSAQTYVNGSGVRTPASAIVPPFNYNPKQDIPLQIAKVTPDETESKFRVTDCHSDIVTASTRVTTV, from the exons GAAGACGCGGAGGATTGTCAAAAAAGAGCGGAAAGATTATTGTCGGAGGAGTGTCGCGTGTTTCGCGGGGCGATAGGCGTTGACGTGGAAGGTGTCGGCTCGTGGAGGGTTCGGAGGCGCCCTCACGACATTGAGGTATCTACGCCCCTGATCGGCGTCGCGGCGCACGAGCTGGAGTCGTCCGTGGACGGCGCAGCGTTCAACCCTGTCGCCGTAGCGGCGACGACATCCGCGAGATGCTCGCTGATGAAAAACACGTTGAAAACGCCGTCATCCACCTCCATTTCTCTGCCTGTCAATGCCCACATCAGGCCAAGGTTGCACCTAGGCTCCGTGATCGCTGAGACCAGCAAGGAGGATGCCATGGAGCCAGAAGTAAAGGAGGAGGACGAACGAAGGTCGTCCACGCCGAGCCCCGAG ATTTATACAAGAAGAAATAAACGTTATAATGAAGGTGGAAGTAGCGAGGAAGACAGCAAACCAGATACATCCCTACAGGGCCACAGATTACCATCTTCTTATCGGGGAACGTGGCCCATTAGAAGAGACATATGGGCCAATCAACAAATGGGCTTTTCCACTCAACAAAGCACATCAATCACTGTACATAAC GACGTAGCCAGTGTGATGAGCTTTTCGTCGAATTCGGGCGGGGTCCTCGGCTGTTCTACGGAAATGCAAGGCGATCGAAGGCTAGGGGCGAAAGTGGACGTAGTGTACAATCTACTGGGAATGCTCGGTAGCACGGAGGGCCGAGAGGACATGAGTGCAACGTTGCTCTCTATGAGCAATTCGATAGACAATTGCCTCATAATGAGGCAATCAGGATGCCTTCCACTGTTGGTACAACTAATTCACGCTCCAGGACAAGATCCAGAAACCAGAGAAAAGGCATCTCGAGCTTTGCATAATATAGTGTATGCCAAAAGCGACGAGAGGGCTGGACGCCGGGAGGCGAGGGTTCTCCGGTTTCTAGAACAGTTACGGGACTATTGCCAGACTCTAAGAACATCCCTAGAAACGGGTCAGGTTCCCGATGACCTAGAGAGGCATCCCGGGCCAACGATAGCGGCATTGATGAAACTTTCCTTCGATGAAGCTCATCGTCACGCCATGTGCCAGCTCGGTGGACTTCATGCAGTTGCAGAGCTGATCGAGATGGATCATATGGCTCATGGAAGCGAATGCGACGATCAAAATTGCATCACATTGCGTAGATATGCCGGAATGGCTCTGACGAATCTGACATTCGGCGATGGAAACAATAAAGCATTGCTTTGTTCCTTCCGGGAGTTCATGAAGGCTCTGGTTTCGCAATTGAGAAGTCCAAGCGACGATCTCAGACAAGTCACAGCGTCTGTATTGAGAAATTTGTCGTGGCGAGCTGATACTAGTAGCAAGCAAACGTTGAGGGAAGTGGGAGCAGTAACTGGTTTGATGAAGGCTGCGATGGAGGGTAGGAAGGAATCAACTCTTAAGTCAATACTCTCTGCACTTTGGAACCTATCGGCACACTGTAGTACGAATAAAGTGGATATTTGTGCCGTAGATGGGGCACTGGCATTCCTCGTGGATATGTTGAGCTACAAAGCACCATCTAAAACTTTAGCCATTGTTGAAAACGCCGGTGGTATTTTGAGGAATGTATCTAGTCACATTGCTGTTAGAGAAGATTACCGAGCCATTGTAAGAGAGAGGGGATGTTTGCAAGTATTGTTACAACAATTGCGATCACCTAGTTTAACCGTCGTTAGTAACGCTTGTGGAGCTCTGTGGAATCTTTCTGCTCGATGTCCACAGGATCAGCGTCTGTTATGGGACCTGGGCGCAGTTCCAATGCTTCGTAGTCTAATTCACTCCAAGCACAAGATGATTTCAATGGGTTCAAGCGCAGCCTTGAAGAATTTACTGAGTGCCAGACCAGGCTGTAATAATCTCGTTCACTTAGACTCGACAGCACGCGGATTAGGACTTCCAACTCTACCAACTTTAGTTGCACGCAGACAAAGGGCTCTGGAGCAAGAAATAGATCAAAGCTTGGCTGAAACTTGCGATAACATCGAACCTAGCACATCTCCGACTAACAAAGACGATAAATTTTCGTTCAAGGTGGAACATAGCTTTTTGGGAATCAACACGCGAACTTTACGCTCCTATCAACTACATAATCAACCTAGCACATCCAATATGAAGTGCAACGGAGTCGCCAGAAGCGAGAGTAGAGACTCTATGCGCTCCATAACAAGCACCCATTCTGACACCATGTTTGAAAGGGTAAATCGACACGTATTGAATGGACTATCTCCTACTGATATTCAGATAAAACAACAGTCCTCGTCGCTACACTCCGCAGTCGGTTTCGACAGCGGAATGTCCAGTGACGCTCACTCGAAGACCTCTTCGGAGAAGAAGTATACGTTACGCTATAAAAACGCCATCCCGGATCGTTTGAAGTCGTCGGACGGTTTTAATGGCCTCGTCGACCTTAGAAGCACTAATTCTACCATTTCCTGGTCCTCGGCTCCGGATCAAGAATCCGCCTGTTCACAGAATTTGCTACACTCTTCCGTAGAAGACAACTTGCCACAAAGCATCACGTCTGTGCTAAAGACTAGTAGTCAATCCAGTATTTCTGAGGAAACGGAGTTGAACGTTTGCACAAAAACCGAGTACGTGAGCACGAAGCCTGAAATAGAAACCTCGACCTCGTTATCATTCGTTAACAACAGCTCTCCCGCGAAAGACAACATCAACTTTGGAAACGTCTACAACAAGACTGTTTTGCATCAGCACAGTTCGTTGAATACTATACAACAGGCTATTTCACCGACTGTCAGTTATCGAACAGAGGGAAATCTGTTCAGTGATTATGCCGAGACGGATTTGGATCAACCAACTGACTATAGTTTGCGTTATGCTGAACGAAGTCTGGAAGACGAAGAAAAACCACATTCTCACTATTTCCCGAGTAACGATCAAGAGCTTATCCACGAAGATACAGTAAAGACCTATTGCACAGAAGGAACTCCACATGGAACGTCTTTAAATTCTTCCAGAGCGGCATCGGCTTCTGACTTGCAAGAGGATAGTCGACAGAGAAGTTTATTGAAAAAGATTCAGGAACAAGGTAAACTGCAAGATACGGAGGAATTGAATTTAGAATGTACCAGAATGGAATGTACGGAAGTTTCGAGTGACAAGAAGAGAAGTCAAATGTTGCAGTACTTTGAAACGAATATCAAGGATAATAATGTTGAGGAAAATGATCACACTTCTATGAAAAGTTCATTGAG CGTAAGAACAACAATTACACAAGTATCCTCGAGCAACTTACAATATGCTGAGAGTGATACTATAGCGCCCAATTCTACAGAAAATAAACCAG AGAAAAAATACGATACACAGAATGGCATGTTTGAAAAAAacgataaatttgataaaagttATCCTAGCAACGGTGTTAATTCGTACGTGACTAGTGCATTGAAGGCTTCTAACGATTCAGGAT ATCAAGTCAGTGATGGCGATGAGGACGACGAAGATCTGCTTACAGCTTGCATTAATATTGGAATGCAAAATAATAG ACATAGGCATTCGTTTAtaggaaataattttgaaaaagttCCACGAAATGAAAGCAATCTTGCCAGGTACCAAACAAGTGTTGCACTAGATCAAATGGAGTGCAATTCATCTGTCGATTCTACCATGAACAGTCTTGATACAAAACAATCTGGATCTGAAGAAATGGTAGATCCTGATATTTGCACTGATAACGTTAATGATAACTCATCGAATATGAATATTGTGCCAGATTATAGTCAAAGTACGGCCAAATTTATGCAAAAG GTGATAGAAACTAAAATTCCAGTGCAACAATCGAATCAAGTTTTGCAGAATGAGTTGGACAAAGTAAGAAACACGGAACGCGGTTCATTATTAGGCGATGATAGTCTGTGCAATTTCTCATTACCTTCGAACTTGAGGAATAGCCCGATACTACATGAAACAGTAGTGTTTAACACAGAACCTACACAGCAGCAATATCTATCTAGTATCGATACCCAATCGAACGAAGAAATGTCGTCTCTGATACATAATGACCTTATTGACAATGATCAAAATATAGATGATGATTCTGCTAAGTGGGGAAATGATAAAACATCAAAAACATTAAAAGACAAAGCGATGGAGAATTCGTCTATGCAACAATCTTATACTAAAGTAACAGATTCAGAGAGTAGCGAATCGATTGATTCTGTGGAACAATCAGAACACGCACTTTTAGAATTGTGTATACAACCTGGATTAACGAAAACTATGGATAATATTCAGCTAAACAAAACCACGATGAATGAAATCGACAGTGAATTTGGGGAACGAAAAATTAGTAATTTTGATGAAAGCAGTAAAATGTACAATGACACGTGTGAAATAGATGGcattaataaagaaaaagttGATTCAAAGCACAAACTGGCACAGAAACCTGCAGACTCAACGAAATATGTGGAGAAGGAAGATGTATATCGGCGTCAAAGGGATCCTGATGCTATGATTGCCTCGTTAGATCGCTTAACTGCGACTCTCGTGCAACAAACGGAAGCAATTCGAGAACGAGATTCAAGCGCAATGAAACAGAGCATATTGAGTGATACATGGAATGAAGATTCTCCTAATGATGTATCTTTTCCTAGCATAAGTATTAGTGCCCCTATAATCGCTTCATTTAAAAGCGATGTACCAGAAGAACCAGGAACAATCACCTCAGAGTGTTATGAAACAGCAAGTAGCGACAATGGGCACATGacaaattcaaaaattattcaaagagAAGCGATTAAATTGGCTGAAGCGGTGGATGCAGAAATGAATCGACAGAATGAACTAGATACAACCAGTATGACGTCCATGGATTTAGAAGCAATAAAACCACCTTCCTCGATGGGAAGCTTACTATCACTGACAGCTAGCTACGCAGGTTCAGGTGACTGTAGTGAGTCATTCGTTAATCGAGACAGATGTAATTCTACGTCCTTGCCTCCAATCCAGGCGAAGAATATATCTTCGACAGATTCTCGAAGCTGTCGTAAGAAATCTCTTCCTTTGGGTGTCGTAGCTAAAAGAGCTCTGAGTCAAACTCAGAGCCACACCGGTAGTCTCGAAAATTTGTTGAACGAATGTACTGGTTCGCACTTAGAAAGTGTCAAACCACCATCAATGATGGACGAGTTACCAGACGTTGGCGATATGGAAAATAGTATGTTAAGCGTGGCTAGTATTACATCAGAGGTTGCAGATTCTAAGGATCAAGACTCGCAGAACTTAAGTGGGAGCGACGCTGTTTTTGACTTACTAAAACCTGTCGCAAATGTGCTATCCATGACGTGCATGCGTTATGCCGAAGCTATGCAGAATAGTGCAAATAATAGTTTGAGTGAATATCTGGAGAACATCAATCCACCTTCGCTGTTCAATGAAGTGTGTGAAATGGATGAGTCAACAGTGGAACAAGCTACAGAAACTATATGCAGCGATACGTTGTGTATTGATGCGGAATTACATACCGAAGAAGCTCCACATCCTGTGATGATAGACAGAATCGACGAAGCAGGTGATACCGATGAGGCAGTTACACCAATTTCGTCTGAATACTGCGTTACTAGCTCGGCAGAGTCCACACCTAGGAAGCGATTACACAGAAATTTAACACCAAAGCAGAAAAGAACTTTGGCCAAGGAAAGATATAAGACGTATACTATAGCTGCGGAACtcgacaaaaaggaagaagaacgaCAGGAAAACGTAGTACAGGAGAAGATTGCACGGGGGAAAATTTCACCTTTTTCCAAATTGACACCTAAACAACGTAGACAAGAAGATAGAGCCAGGTTTCAAACACAGGTATTGGAAAATCCCTTCCCCGACATGAATCAAGATCAAAATAATCAACAGGAAGTTAATGCTACTTATGAACAAGAGAATTCTGAAAAGACAACGGGAGCAACGTCCCCGGTAAAATCTGCTATCCCCACATTGTCAAAACTATCCGCTTGTAAAACGTTGATTAAAAAGCGTGCTGAGCAAAAGAAGAACAGGGAAAGATATCGTACAAGAACTTTGAACGATTCAGAACGCATATTCAGAGATACAGAAAGTAATACTACTACAAACGCGGTAGAAGATAGATTACCAGATTCAACGCACACTATCGAATCGGATGAAATTCAAACCATGTTGGAACAGAATGCAACCATCGTGTTAAATACATTAAACGAATCAAATAACACAAATGAAACTGGCGAGGATGGGTTGCTAGATTGCGAGACTATTAGTTTAGTATCAAATGAATCAGAATCAGAACGGAACCTACGGATGCGGTTTGTCAACGGCGTTTCTAAAAGACTAATAGGTTCATGTGTTCAACAAATGGACAATGTACAAGAACCAGAGGACGCTCATAAGGAAACAATCGAGATCGAAGAACCCAGGTCGCAAGAAGACATCAGGTATACAGATAATGTGGAAACTGAGAGTGAGGATGAATCTAATAATACCGAGGGACCACTTAGAGAAACAAAAAGGCCCCGAATAATTAAACCAGGAATGGTGAGAGATCCCAGTAATGATTCTAACGCTACGGATAAATCAGACCCAGAAAGTCCAAAGGCCATTCGCGGAAGAAGAAAAGCTCTCTACTCAAATCCAATTACGCGAAAACCAACGCCACAATCATCTCCATTGAAACAGGTGAATCCTGTCAGTGGAATACCTATAGGTCGTAGCAACACTTCACCTATTGTAAGAGCAACTAGAGCTACCACGCTGAGACAAAATAACAATAGTCCAGGTACAGCGACGAAGGAATCAACAAAATCAAATATAAGTCCTAAAATGAATCCCAGTTCAACAGATGACAAACGAACGAAGATTTTATCGGTGGCTGCAAAAAGAGCATCAGTTCCACAGAAAGGATCGTCATTAACTTTCACAAAGTCCGTAAAGAGGCACAGCACACCTCCAACGTGTTCTTCCTCGAACTATCAACAAGAAACTAAGACGGACGTAACGATTAAGCCCTTGGAACGACAAGGAACATTTACCAAAGACGAACCAGAAGTGAAGAATGCGCCCACCGTAGAGTCTTCGTCACCTTCGCCGATAAAAACGAAAATCGCAAAACCCATTAAAGGTGCAACATCCAAGGTACATCCAACAACTGGGAAACCAAAACTTACGCCAAAGACACATCAAGCGCACCAATCAAAATTGTCAAAGGGAAACGCTTCAGAGAAAATTCAATCTTCGAAAGCATTACCATTACTGGTGGCTCCAAAACGATTACCTACAGGAAAAACAACTGCAACTCCAAAAATATCAGTCAATAATCAAAATACTGCACAAATAGAAAGCGGTAAAGTCTTTCGAAAGGTAGGTCCCCTTGGTCAGAGATCTAACAGTAATTCAAGTATTGTATCCAACTCCTCGACCGGAATGCAAACTAGAAAATTGGCAAAGGAAGCGACTAGTAAAATTGCAAGCCTTTGGAAAAAGGTAGAGGAGAGTAAAAATAAGCAACGGTTTGAGAAACCAGATACTAGGCAGTGGCTACAGCCTGGTAATTGTGCTAACGAGATGGATACCCCATCTCCAGTGAGCAATCCGCCAGCTTTTAGGTTGTTTCGTAGTTCCACGTTCGAAGGAGTGCCCCAAGAGAATGATAATCCCGAATCAGCTTTGTACAAATCGAAATTGAAGAGACCATTGGTAATGGGCGTACAACCTAGTAAAGTGAAATACAGAAACTCTTGTGACTTGAGCGGAATGAACGCAAACGACGCACCTTGCAAGATTCCTGTAAAGTCTAGTGACGCTTCTACGTACAAGAAAGACATCGTAGATGTAGTTGATACCTCGGTTGTTCTGCGAAAATCACAGCATACCGAATCCTCCACGGCAGAGGTAGATCCTATGAAACGAATATCACGTCTTGGTTCCTTTATAAGAGTAGACTCTCCGAATGCAGAAGGTTCTGCACAAACATACGTTAATGGGTCCGGTGTGCGTACACCCGCGTCCGCTATTGTCCCACCTTTTAATTACAACCCGAAGCAAGATATCCCTTTGCAAATAGCCAAAGTAACGCCGGATGAAACTGAAAGCAAATTCAGAGTGACAGATTGTCATAGCGACATAGTCACAGCTTCTACGAGAGTAACAACGGTATAG